Proteins from a genomic interval of Shewanella seohaensis:
- a CDS encoding TIGR04211 family SH3 domain-containing protein, translating to MFLYILNGPSTDYRILGSIEAGQPITLLGETQGDYSKIVDHKGREGWIPTNMISSAPSFREQVSSLTSELAEAKAKLDEVMSSTDNHADEVAELKAKLTEAETMLSKTTQERDSLKVAVDRSAQEAQFALWREGGLIAAAGLVVGVILVYLPRPQRRNKKRWM from the coding sequence GTGTTTCTTTATATTCTCAATGGTCCGAGTACAGACTACCGTATCTTAGGCTCAATTGAAGCGGGTCAACCAATTACCTTATTAGGCGAAACCCAAGGCGATTACTCCAAAATTGTCGACCACAAGGGCCGTGAAGGTTGGATACCGACTAACATGATTAGCTCGGCACCCAGTTTCCGCGAGCAAGTATCGTCACTCACCAGTGAACTGGCTGAAGCCAAAGCTAAACTGGACGAAGTGATGAGCTCAACCGATAACCATGCCGATGAAGTGGCCGAGCTTAAAGCCAAGCTGACCGAAGCCGAAACTATGCTCAGCAAAACTACTCAAGAGCGTGATAGTTTGAAAGTGGCCGTGGATCGCAGCGCTCAAGAAGCACAATTTGCCCTCTGGCGTGAAGGTGGACTGATCGCCGCCGCCGGTTTAGTGGTCGGGGTGATTTTGGTTTATCTACCAAGACCGCAGCGCCGTAATAAAAAGCGTTGGATGTAA
- a CDS encoding inorganic phosphate transporter, with the protein MVDAGMEVANVLATNGPWLIAIAAAFGFLMAWGIGANDVANAMGTSVGSNAITIKQAIIIAMIFEFAGAYLAGGEVTSTIRNGIIDSSYFTQTPELLVYGMIGSLLAAGIWLVVASALGWPVSTTHSIVGAIIGFAAVGVGTDSVAWEKVGGIVGSWVITPAISGFMAFILFQSTQKLIFNTDNPLANAKRYVPFYMAFAGFIMSLVTILKGLSHVGIHLKGAEAYMLAGVIALIVGIVGKVVISRLKMDEKATHKTMYANVEKVFAILMVLTACCMAFAHGSNDVANAIGPLAAVVSVVNSGGEIASKSALVWWILPLGAVGIVMGLAIFGKRVMQTIGKNITHLTPSRGFAAELAAASTVVIASGTGLPISTTQTLVGAVLGVGMARGIAAINIGVVRNIVVSWVVTLPAGAGLSIIFFFMIKGIFN; encoded by the coding sequence GTATGGAGGTGGCTAACGTCTTAGCCACTAATGGGCCGTGGCTTATTGCCATTGCGGCCGCGTTTGGTTTTCTAATGGCGTGGGGTATTGGTGCGAACGACGTGGCCAATGCAATGGGAACCTCTGTGGGTTCCAACGCGATTACTATTAAACAAGCGATTATTATCGCAATGATCTTCGAATTTGCTGGTGCTTACTTAGCCGGCGGCGAAGTAACCAGTACGATCCGTAACGGTATTATTGATTCAAGCTACTTTACCCAAACCCCTGAATTGCTGGTATACGGCATGATTGGCTCGCTGTTAGCCGCGGGGATTTGGTTAGTTGTCGCATCAGCCTTAGGCTGGCCAGTATCGACCACTCACTCAATCGTGGGTGCGATTATCGGCTTCGCGGCTGTGGGTGTTGGCACTGATTCAGTCGCTTGGGAAAAAGTAGGTGGTATCGTTGGCTCTTGGGTCATCACCCCTGCAATCTCTGGCTTTATGGCTTTCATTCTGTTCCAAAGCACACAAAAACTGATTTTCAACACAGATAACCCACTCGCTAACGCGAAACGTTATGTGCCTTTCTACATGGCATTTGCGGGCTTTATCATGTCGTTAGTCACTATCCTTAAGGGTTTATCACACGTTGGTATTCACTTAAAAGGTGCCGAAGCATACATGCTAGCCGGTGTGATTGCGCTGATCGTGGGTATCGTGGGTAAAGTGGTGATTTCTCGTTTAAAAATGGATGAGAAAGCCACCCACAAAACCATGTACGCTAACGTTGAAAAAGTGTTTGCTATCCTGATGGTTCTGACCGCCTGTTGTATGGCGTTCGCCCACGGTTCAAACGACGTAGCTAACGCGATTGGCCCATTAGCGGCGGTTGTCTCTGTGGTAAACAGTGGCGGTGAAATTGCGTCTAAATCTGCATTAGTTTGGTGGATCCTGCCTTTAGGTGCCGTGGGTATCGTGATGGGTCTGGCAATCTTCGGTAAGCGCGTGATGCAAACCATTGGTAAAAACATCACTCACTTAACGCCAAGCCGTGGTTTTGCTGCCGAATTAGCCGCTGCCTCGACTGTCGTTATTGCTTCTGGTACTGGTTTACCTATCTCTACTACCCAAACCTTAGTCGGTGCGGTATTAGGTGTGGGTATGGCCCGTGGTATTGCTGCAATCAATATCGGCGTAGTGCGTAATATCGTTGTGTCTTGGGTGGTCACCTTACCTGCGGGTGCAGGTCTGTCGATCATCTTCTTCTTTATGATTAAAGGTATCTTTAACTAA